The Caballeronia sp. TF1N1 DNA window CGCCCGCGCCTGGCCGACCATCTCGCCGATGCGGCCACCGTGCAGCGACGCGCCGACGACATCTTCGCCGCCATCGTCGAAGGCGCGTTGCGCGTGGAGATCAACGGGCGCTACACGATGGATAACGTCGAGGCGGCGCATGCCGCGCTCGAAGAACGTCGTCAGTCCGGTAAGGCGGTCATGGAAATCGGTTGACCGCTTCACTCACAGGCATCGCATGACTTTTTTCTTCCGGCGCTCGCCGTGCCGCGCCGGTGACGCAACTCGTCCTTTTGCAGAAGGGGACCTCATGGCATCCGTTATTCAAGGCCATACCGAATCGCCGTTTCGATCAGTGTTCCGCGTGGTCAGCGGCAACTTTCTCGAGATGTTCGACTTCACCGTCTACGCTTATTACGCGAGCGCGATTGCGCACACGTTCTTTCCCTCGGATAACGAGTTCGTCTCGCTGCTTCTCTCGCTCTCGGTGTTCGGCGCGGGCTTCGTCATGCGTCCGGTCGGCGCGCTCGTGCTCGGCGCGTATGTCGATCGCCACGGGCGTCGTCGCGGCCTGATCCTCTCGCTATGGCTCATGGCCGTGGGCACCGCGTGCGTGGCGTTCGTTCCCGGCTATGCGTCGATTGGCGTGGCGGCACCCATCGTCGTGCTGATCGGGCGGTTGCTGCAGGGCTTTTCGGCCGGTGTCGAACTGGGCGGCGTGTCGGTTTATCTCGCCGAGATCGCGACGCCGGGCAAGCGTGGCTTCTTCTGCTCGTGGCAATCCGGCAGCCAGCAAGTGGCGGTGATCTTCGCGGCTTCGCTCGGCGTGCTGCTGAATCAGTTGCTGCCGGTCGCCGACGTCAACGCATGGGGCTGGCGTATCCCGTTTATGATCGGCTGCCTGATCGTGCCGTTCCTGTTCATGATTCGCCGCACGCTGCGCGAGACCGACGAGTTCGCCGCGCGCAAGCATCATCCGAGCATGGGCGAGATCATGATGTCGATGGTCGAGAACGCCGGGCTGATCTTAGCGGGCATGGGGCTCGTCATCATGACGACCGCGTCGTTCTATCTGATCACGACCTACACGCCCACTTTCGGCCGATCGGTGCTGCATCTTTCGTCGCTCGATTCGCTTATCGTCACCGTCTGCGTGGGCGTGTCGAACCTCGTGTGGCTGCCCATTTCCGGCGCCGTGTCCGACCGCGTCGGCAGGCGGCCCATCCTGCTCATCTTTACCGCGCTGACCATCCTGACCTCGTATCCGGCGATGCAATGGCTCGTCGCGGCGCCGTCGTTCGAGCGTCTGCTCGCGGTGGAACTGTGGCTCTCGGTGCTCTATGCGTGGTACAACGGGGCGATGGTGGTCGCGCTCACCGAGCTGATGCCGGCGAACGTGCGCACGACCGGTTTTTCGATGGCGTACAGCCTCGCCACGATGGTGGGAGGCTTCACGCCGGCCATATCGACGTCGCTGATCCACTTCACCGGCGACAAGGCGGCGCCCGGCGCATGGATGGCCGTGGCCGCGCTGTGCGGCGCAATCGCGACGCTCGTCCTTTACCGGTCGCGCGAAGCCCGCAATGGATACCGGTGGCAAAGCGTTCCGGAGCAATGAAACTTCTGCTGATCGAAGACAACCGCCAGCTGGCGCACTGGCTGAGCAAGACGCTGACCGACGAGGGCTTCCTCGTCGAGCATGTGCCCGATGGCGAAACCGCCGGCGCGGCGCTCGCCGGCACGCGCTATGACGTCGTGCTGCTCGACCTCAACCTGCCCGGCATGTCGGGCAAGGCGGTCCTGCGGCGCATGCGCGACCAGGCCAACGACACGCCCGTGCTGGTTCTGACGGCCACGGGCGATATCGGCGAAAAGGTGATTTGCCTGGCCGATGGCGCCGACGATTATGTCGTGAAGCCGTTCGACGAACGCGAACTGATCGCGCGCATCAAGGCGCTTGCGCGGCGGCACGCGCCGGTGCGCTCGAACCGCTTGCGCTGCGGCACCTTGCTCTACGACATGGACCGGCGGCAATTCTTCGTCGGCGATGACGCGCTGTCGCTCACGCCGCGCGAACACGCGGTACTCGAAGCGCTCATTCTGCAAACCGGGCGGACGGTCTCGAAGGCCGTGCTCGCCGAAGCCTTGAACGACCGCGACGCGCCACCGAGCGGCGACGCCATCGAGATCTACGTCTCGCGGGTCAGGAAGAAAATCGAAAAGAGCACGGCGGCGATCATTACGTTGCGCGGGCTCGGCTATCTGCTGGAACATGAAGAGCCGCAAGCATAGCCTGCGCGCGCGGCTCCTGATCTGGCTGATCGTTCCGACGACGATCTTCGGGATCGTCGCGGGATGGGCCACGCACTTGAACGCGCGGCGCACGGCCGACCTGCTGCAGGACGCGGCGTTGCTTGCCGCAGCACGCGTGATGGCCGCCGATGTGCGCTGGAACGACAACGATCTGGTGGCTTCGGTATCGCCGAGCACGATTCAGATCGTCGGCACGCCCGAAGGCGATCAAGTGTTCTATCGCATCGAGATCGCGGGCGGCGCGGTGATCGCGGGAACATCCGACTTTCCGCGGACGCGTCTGAGCGCCTCTCCGCAGTGGTACGACGCGCAGGTGGCAGGCTCGCCCATTCGCGCCGTATCGCTTAAGCGCGCCATGTTCGACAATGGCAAGACCATCGAACTGGTCGTCTCCATAGGCCGCACGCTCGTTGCCCGCGACGCGCTGGTTGCATCGCTCTGGACGCCGCAGATTGCTTATATTCTCGGCAGCATCGCGGTTGCCATGATCCTGATCTGCACCGGGCTCGCACTCGAGTTGCGACCACTCGAGAAGCTTGCGAGCGGCTTGGCCGTTCATCCGCTCAAGAGCAAGGAGCGAATCGACGCGACAGGTCTTCCGGTGGAACTGCATCCACTCGTCACGGCGTTCAATGCATCGCTCGATGTCATCGAACGGCAAGCGGCGACGCAGCGCCGGTTCATCGCCGATGCCGCGCATCAGATACGCACGCCGCTTACGTTGCTCGGGTCGCAGCTTCAGTACGCGCGCCGCCAGCACGGTCTAGACGAAGTGAGGGAGACGCTCACTGCTATGCATCAAAGCAACCGCGCAATGGTGACGCTGATCAATCAGCTTCTCATGCTCGCCCAAGCCGAAGCCGCCGACTACACCGCTTACGAAGGCGAGGCGGTGGACTTACGCGCGGTCATCACGCTGGCCGTCGAGAAGCTCGCGCTCGTGGCGCGGCGGCGCGATATCGAACTGGCTGTAGCGTTCGAAGGTGCGCTCGTCGTGACGGGAAGCGAGCCGCTCTTGTCGGCCGTGTTTTCCAATCTCATCGATAACGCCATACGCTACTCGCCGCGCGGCACGCGCGTCACGGTCGATGCCAAGGAAACGCACGTGAACGTGACCGTCAGCGTCGTGGATGAAGGGCCGGGCATTCCGGCGACGTTGCGCGAGCGCGTTTTCGAGCCGTTCTTCCGGGCATCGGCAGAAGAAGGCAGCGGACTTGGACTCGCGATTGCCAAGGAGATCGTGCGGGTGCACGGCGGCGTGGTTGCGATCCACGACGCGCCGGGAGGCGTGGGAGCAATGGTGGAGGTGGTTCTGGCGCGCGAACAGGAGCCGAGGCGGCCGTCCGCGCGCACCCCCGTATAATTCGGCATGAATCGCACAATCTGCCCTTTGGCTGCGCCGCTCTTTTCCATGGCGTCGGTCCGTCAGTCTTCCGCTCGCGGAACGTTACGCATCTCGAACGCTCGCGCCACGAGCCCCATCCGAGGCTCGCATGAAAACGCCTAAACGCCTCATACCGCTTCTCGAAGAAGGACTTATCGACGAGGTCATCAGCCAGCTCATGAGCGGCAAGGAAGCTACCGTCTACGTCGTGCGCTGCCAAGACGCGACGCGTTGCGCCAAGGTCTACAAGGACGCGAAGCAGCGCAGCTTCCGGCAGGCATCGTCGTATCGGGATGGCCGCAAGGTCAAGAACAGCCGGCAAGCGCGCGCGATGGAAAAAGGCACGCGTTACGGCCGCGAAATGCAGGAAGCGTTGTGGCAGAACGCCGAGGTCGATGCGCTGTTTCGCCTGGCCAATGCGGGCGTGCGCGTGCCTCAACCCTTCATCTGCACCGACGGCGTGTTGCTGATGGAACTCGTCGTCGATGAATCGGGAAACGTGGCGCCGCGCCTCAACGACGTTCACCTGACCGAAGCACGCGCGCTGGAACTGCACGCAATGCTGCTCAAGCAAGTCGTGCGCATGCTGTGCGCGGGCGTGATTCACGGCGACTTGTCGGAATACAACATTTTGCTGGCGGCCGAAGGTCCGGTGATCATCGACTTGCCTCAGGCCGTCGATGCGGCGGGCAACAACGAAGCCGCGCCCATGCTCAAGCGCGACGTCGACAACCTCGCGAGTTACTTCGGTCAGTTCGCGCCAAAACTTCTGCGCACCGACTACGGAACGGAGATATGGTCGCTGTTCGAAGCGGGCGGCCTGCATGTCGATGTCGCATTGACCGGTCACGTCGAAGCGCCCACTGGCCCTGTCGATCTCGATAGCGTGTTGCAAGAGATCGAAGACACTCGCCTGGAAGAAGACGCGCGCGTGCGGCGAGAGCTGGACTGAGCGCAGATCGGGTTCGGCTATCGCTCAACGCTTACCGCTTACCGCTTGACGCTGAGGTAAGCGCGGCTCACCAACGGCCGGCTATGCACCCACATACGCGAACGAAGCCACGATGCCGGGCGATCTCTCACCTCGAGACGTCGGATCGATCCACGCGCTTCGTTCGATGCCTCTTGTCCGCGCGAATTGGTCCCGGGATGACAGGTATAAAAGTGGCTAAAGCCCGCGTCCAGTGCGACTTCGCGATAGTCCTCGTCATAATAGCCTTGCGGCCAGCATAGATGGTCCGATACCTGGCCCAGCCGCGCGTTCAAGGTCGCGCGCGAAGTCTTCAAATCTTCACTGAGGCGCTGCCGCTTCTCATCGGCCGATGCGGTCTTCTGGTCCCAACGAACATGCGTATGCGTATGGCTATGAAATTCGAACGTGCCGGCATGGCGCATCGCATCGATTTCTGACCAGCGCAGGATCGTGTCGTCGGCGCGTCCTTCTTCAATAGCGCGTTCGCCCGCGTGATGGTCGAGCAGTGCGGGCAACGCATGGGCTGGCGCGTTGGCTGCATTGGGCCGCACGTTGCCATCGCCCGGCCAGCTGCTGACGAGAAAGCACAGTGCGGTAAAGCCATGACGCTGCAGCACCGGATGTGCATGGACCCAGTTATCCAGATAGCCATCGTCGAAGGTAATGACGAACGAGCGCTCGGGCATCTCTTCGCCGCGTAGAAACGCAGCGAGTTGCACGGCGCCGATCGTGCGATACCCCGCGCTCGCGAGATACGCCATTTGCTCCGCAAAATGCTCGGGCTTGACGGTGATCATGCCCGGCGACGGACTGACGTGGTGATACATCAACACGGGAATGGCGCGCGCTTGTTGTTTCATCGGCGAGATTCCCTCTCTTTCAATGCGCGCCGGTAGAAGAGCGCGGTTTCGTATGCCATGTTTGCAATGGTGAAGCCGCGCTCGGTGATACGCATGCCATTGGTGCGCAGACGTTCACGCAAGCCGGGTTCGTCGATCATGCGAGCGATAGCCGCGCGCAATGCCGGCGGATTTCGCGGCGGTACCAGCAGACCATTTACATCGTCTTCGATCAATTCGGGCACGCCGTCCACACTCGTGCCGATGACGGGCAGGCCCGCGGCCATCGCTTCGATGAACGCTTGGCCGAGCGCTTCCTGATGCGTCGGCAGCACGAAGAAATCACTGCCTCGCAAAATGTTGGGGACGTCGGTACGAAAACCGAGCAGATGGATGCGACTCACAAGACCCAGACGCGTCACGATGCCTTCTATGCGTTCGAAAGCGGGACCGTCCCCGGCCATCACGATATGCAGGTGTGGATGCGTGTCGAATAAAGGCCGTACCGCGTCGATCAGATCTTCGTGTCCCTTCTCGTCGCGCATGATCGCCACCATGCATGCGATGGTCGCATCCGGCCCGAGTTGGAGTTCGTCTCGCAGCGACGAATGCGTGGCGCGCTCGGTCGCGATGCCGTCGTGGATAGTCTCCACGCGCTTCTCGGAGACCCCAGCCGAGATCAGATAGCGGCGCACGAAATGACTGACCGCGATGACGCGATGAGGAATCCACGTATAAGTTGCGAGGGAACTGATAGGCAATGCGAGATGCCGCGTACGCACGACGAGAGGCGTTCCCGCCAATCGGGCGGCCGTGCCGGCAACCAGACTGTCGTGACCGCTGTGCGTGTTGAGCACATCGTAGGCACGGCGTTGCAACAGCGCCTTGATTCTCATCATGGAGCGCACGTCGCCGCCGCTTCGCATGCGCGCGTGGTGCACGGCGAAGCCAAGCTCGGTTGAACGAATGCCGAGACGTGCATCGCTCGGACACAGCAGTTCCACGCTATGGCCGCACTCACGCAGCGCGACCATCTCCTTGAGCGTACGGATTTCCTGACCGCCCCATCCCTTCGAGGACTCGCTATGTAGGATCTTCAACGCACTAATCTCCAAGGCCTTTGCGTCATTAAAAAAACGCTTAGGAAATTTTTGGTAATAATTCGATTGGCTTTCTGCCTTCATGTCTTTAGTAAAGGAAATGAAGGGGAGAAAAGAAAAAGTCTTTGAGGATTTTCTAGCCGAGGGATGAGACAGGCCGCTTCAAACGAAGCAGGTCTGGATCCTCTGCAGAGAATTCGGCTCGATGTCCATCACGGCAAGCGAAGAGGTCGCTACCATGCGGATGCCTGGCATCGATAGCTAACGGGGATGTCTTACTTGCGGTTGACCAACAGCATGCAAATTTTTTGCTATAGCGGAAATAGCTTAACGTGCTTCTAAAGAGGTCGTTAGTTCTTTTAGGTGACTATAGGTCGACATTCGCCGTTGAGACGGTGGCAAACGTATGCGAGTAGCTTTTGGCTAAGAAAGTCGTGATGCCGAAGCTCAAGGGCTTAGTTCCTTGCAATTTTTCTCTACCTAAGCGTGAGAGTCTCATTCGCTTGCAATGGACAATGCCGCAAAGAACGATGCGTCGTTAAGCAAAAGCTAAAAAGATGCGTCCATCAGTTAATGACAAACGACTTCAATTGGTTTCGGCTTTGACAGCGGCGCAATCGTTTGCTCATCGACAGGGCGCTTATCGCTTATGCGCTCGGAACACGTCGATGCCGATCAGCCGGACGGGCCGTCCTCTGCCCGTCGCGTCATTGAAGGCGGTCAGTGCGGAATATTCTCGACTCCGCTTGCGCTTAGATCGCTCGGGAAGCAGTGAGGCTGTTCGAATCCCATCGGCGAGGCTCCGGTCGAGTATTTGATATTGTCCGTGTTGTTCGGTCCTTCGCCAGCAGGCACGGAGCCAAGTCCTGCAAGCTTGCGCATGCGATAGGCAATCGCATGGTCCGCGCACGAACTGTCACCGCTCACGCCAAGGCCGCCAATTACTTTTCCACCGGCGTAGAGCGCCACGCCGCCGCCGAAAGTGATCACGCCGCCTACGCTATGGTTGATCCCGCTGCCTTGTTCCAGGAAGCGCGCGTCGAAGGGATTGGAATTGTTCAACCCATAAAGCGATCCGCCCGGCTGCGTGGCGGCATAGAGATTTGCGGTGGAAAGCGCAAGCGCATCGTTGCTAAAACCGTTTGCGGTGTACGCCTTGGCTATTGCTATGGCGCGACTGCCAGGCCATGCATCGCCGGTCTTGGTGACCGAACATAGATGACCCTCGCGGTCGACGATGGCGGCCCACATCCGGTTGGGCTTGAAAATTCCGCCGTTCGAGTCGGATAGATTGACGACGGTGTAAAGCTGTCGTTCGACGAGAGAAATCGTTCCTTGTGGAAGCGTGCACCGGCCGGTAGGGACATCGTCGTAATCGTGTGCGTAGATAAATGAGGAAGCCGAAATAAGCACACCCACGGCCAAGCACTTCGCGACTTTTTCAAGCATGGCGATTCTCCCGACAAGAGACGTTTAAGGAAGGAACAAGAAGGGGGTTATGAATTTTTATTTTGGTAAACCGTAGTAGGCCGAATGGAATAGAACGAGCGTTTAATCGCTAAGGAATATGGTCTTTCGAACATTCAAGAATGCGCCATTAATTTATGTGTAATGGATTCGTATGTGTGAGCTTGGGCCGTGTCGGGAAGGGTATGTAGGCGACGGAAGTGTCGGCTGAAGAATGAATCGCTTGGCACGAGCCGCGCGGCTTGTATCAATACGCTCTGGAAGTGCCTCGTTAAATTGCCTATGCTTTTTCTCGGATTCCGCGCGTTTCGCGACGCGCATCTCGAATCCAGCCCACAGGCGCAGAAGAAAACGAATAAGGAGACCGTCATGGCAGGCTATCCCCGTGCTTTGCTTGGTTCAGTCGCGGCTCTTGTCGGCGCTTTCGGAATGATTACAGCGCCTGCGGCTTACTCCGCCGACGAAATCCAGAACGCCAACACGACGGCCACAGCGCCGGTTCCCACGTCATTGCGGCCTATATCGCAGGCGCAACTCGATGCCGCCGCGAACGACAGCGCCTCATGGCTGCATTCGAACGGATCGTATGCCGAGACGCGTTATGCGCCGGCAGCGCAGATCAATCGTTCAAACGTAGCCAAGCTGAAGCCGGCATTCATCTTCCAGACGGCGGTGATGGAGTCGATGGAAACCGCGCCGATCGTATCCAACGGCGTCATGTTTCTCACGACCTCCTACAACCACGTCTATGCAATCGACGCGGTCACCGGCAAGGAGTTCTGGCATTACAAGCACAAGATGGGACCGGTTACGACCTTTTGCTGCGGACCGAATAATCGCGGCGTCGCCATATCCGGCGACCGCCTGTATATGGGCACGCTCGACGCCAAGCTCGTTGCGCTCGATGCAAAGACCGGCAGCGTCGTGTGGACCTCGCAGATCGCGGACCCGGAGGACGGCTATTCGGAAACGATGGCGCCGGTCGTCGTCGATGGCAAGGTGTTGATCGGCACGAACGGCGGCGAGTACGGCATACGTGGTTTCGTCAAGGCATTCGACGCGAACTCAGGTCAATTGCTCTGGACCTTCTACACCATTCCCGACTCCGGCAGCGAAGGCGTGTGGGCCGAGAACGACGCCGTGGGCCGCAACATGAAGCGCGATATCGAGGCGGAGAAAAAGACGCTCGCGGAAAAAGGCCACGACTTCGAGAAGACGCTTGGCGGCGGTGTGTGGATGGCGCCTGCGGTCGATCGCGCGACACGTACGGTGTATTTCGTAGTGGGCAATCCCTCGCCGGACCTTCATGGCGCCATTCGTCCTGGCGACAATCTCTACACCGATTCGCTCGTCGCCATCGATCTCGATACCGGCAAGTACAAATGGCACTACCAATACATCGCGCACGATGTGTGGGATCTGGATGCAGTGAGCCCACCAATCCTCATCGACGTAAAGGACAAGAGCGGACAGATGGTTCCAGCCATCATTCATGGCGGCAAGACCGGATTCGTCTATGTGCATGATCGCCGCGACGGTCACATCATCCGCATTTCCGAAGCGATGATTCCTCAAGAAGGCGTCTGGACCTTGCCGACAGCGACCGGCGCGCGCATGCTGCCGGGCGCGAACGGTGGCGTCGAATGGTCGCCCATGGCATTCAATCCGAAGACGCGCATGGCGTATGCGGCAAACTTGCATCAACCGATGACGTATCAGGTTGAAGACGCCGCTTATCCCGGCGGAAAACTATGGCTCGGCGGCGCATTCAAGACCATTCCAGCCGAGCAACAGTGGGGCAAGCTGGTTGCGGTGAATGTCGATACCGGCAAGATCGCATGGGGTTACAAGACGGACCAGCCCTTGATTGGCGGCGTGCTCGCGACTGCGGGAGGACTTGTCTTCAACGGTGAGGGTAATGGCCTCTTTCGCGCCTTCGATGCGAGTACCGGCCGCAAGTTGTGGGAGTTCCAATGCGGTGCGGGCGTGAACGCACCGGCCGTGTCGTACATGGTGAACGGCAAGCAATACGTCGCGGTCGCGGCGGGCGGCAACACGCAACTGGACTTCAAGCGTGGCAATAGCCTTCTCGTGTTTGCGCTGCCTTGAGGTGACGATGCGTCCATCGAAACGCAAGAGAGACGAACGCATTCGTGTAGCGAGAATGGTCGCTTGCCTATTGTTTTTAGTGCCAGCGTTCGCGCGCGCCGATGCGCAGGCCGGCGCCGCAAAAGCCGTCGTATGCGTTGCATGCCACGGGCAGAACGGCAATTCGACGAGCGGCGATTATCCATCGCTCGCGGGTCAGACATCGCGCTATCTGTTCCTTGAGTTACGCGATTTCAAGGCAGGCCGTCGAAGCGATCCACGCATGTCGCCGATGGCCGCCAATCTGTCGTCGGAAGACATGCACGATCTCGCCGATTACTTCGCGGCGCAGACACTCGTGTCGACCGATTTCAAGGCCGACCCGGTCAAGGTGGAGGCGGGCAAAAAGAAGTCCGATGAAGTGCTCTGCACGATGTGCCATCTCGGCGGCATGAAAGGGCAGAACGAAATACCGCGGGTCGCGGGTCAGCAGTATCCGTATATCGTGAAGCAACTGCAGGACTTCCGCGCGAAGAAGCGCACGAACGATGCGGGCAACATGACGAGCGTGACGAAGAACCTGACCGACGCGGACATCGAGAATCTTGCGAACTACGTCGCTAATCTGCAATGACCTTTTCCATACCGATTAGCAAAGCACTCGTGTTCGCATGCATGACGCTTGCGTTGCTCGACTCCGTTCATGCCGATGACGATGCCTATGCGCTCAACGAACGCTTGCTTAACGCGACTCGCAATGGCGACACGCATGCTGTGGTCGAGCTACTCGATCAAGGCGCGAAGATCGATTCGCGTAACCGTATAGGCGACACGCCGCTCATCAGCGCATGCAAGCGCGGCATGACGCCGATGGCGCGCTTGTTGATCGAGCGCGGCGCTAATGTGAGCCAGGCTGACGTGCAGGGCATCACACCGTTGATGGCTGCCGCGTTCGACGGCAACGATGAAATCGTGGCGTTGCTTATTGCGCGACACGCGGATGCGGCGGCGACGGATCGCGTAGGCAAGACAGCGATGGAATATGCGGCTGGACTCGGGCAAACCGCGATCGTGCAGCGTCTATTAGACTCGGGTGTCGACGTGAACGCCGCGTATCACAATCATCTGACGGCGCTCATGTGGGCGGCGGGATACGATCGAGCGCAGACTGCGTCGATACTGCTTGCTCGTGGCGCGAATCGGGATTTGAAGGATGACCGCGGCAAAACTGCGCGGGAAATTGCCGATGAGACGCGCTCGGCTCATGTGGCGAGCTTGCTTAGCGCGCCATGATTGCTTTCGCTCGTGAGCGTGCATTGCGATTCAATGGTTAGTCGATTTGCGCAGTGCGTCGTTGCGCGGATGCATGTCCAATTTCGTTGCGGTCCAAGTCGCCGTGTGAATCGTCTCTTCTGCTCTCAAGCTTGATATGCACCGCTTTGCGAGAAGGCGTCGAGTCCTCTCTCAACACGCGCGGGTCTTGTCTCGAGAGTGGCATTCGCAAGATATTGCTCGATGTGGACCGTATGAATTCTCGGTTATTCGGACGGCTATGCTGGACGGTGTCTGTTAGATCAGTGAAGGAGCTGGTCCATAGCGTTGTTTGTTTAGTCGGTTGACCATGGCGTCCAGATCAGTTCACCTGCGTTCCTGCCTGCCGAGCGTCCGTTCTCGCGTTCTCGGCACCTCGCCGTTTCCATAGCAAAAGCCCTTACTACTTCCGGCAAAAAAAAGCCGCCCGCAAAGCGGGGCGGCCAGAATGAACATGTCTTTAACCCGAGGACCATGTTCTTTGAGAGAAACTGAGTTAACGGATGCCCGTCTTGGTTCTTAAGCGTCAATTTAACGATACTGGCCATTTTTTTTGGAACATGATTGGGCATTTGTTGGACAACAACCTTGCTTTTGCCTTGGGCGGCGAAACGGTGTTTCGTCTTGACGCTAGAAGGCAGGGCAGGAGTGGTCCACCAGCAGCGTAGCGCGACAGACAAGTGCGTGACCGGTGTCCGCCGATATAGC harbors:
- a CDS encoding MFS transporter; the encoded protein is MASVIQGHTESPFRSVFRVVSGNFLEMFDFTVYAYYASAIAHTFFPSDNEFVSLLLSLSVFGAGFVMRPVGALVLGAYVDRHGRRRGLILSLWLMAVGTACVAFVPGYASIGVAAPIVVLIGRLLQGFSAGVELGGVSVYLAEIATPGKRGFFCSWQSGSQQVAVIFAASLGVLLNQLLPVADVNAWGWRIPFMIGCLIVPFLFMIRRTLRETDEFAARKHHPSMGEIMMSMVENAGLILAGMGLVIMTTASFYLITTYTPTFGRSVLHLSSLDSLIVTVCVGVSNLVWLPISGAVSDRVGRRPILLIFTALTILTSYPAMQWLVAAPSFERLLAVELWLSVLYAWYNGAMVVALTELMPANVRTTGFSMAYSLATMVGGFTPAISTSLIHFTGDKAAPGAWMAVAALCGAIATLVLYRSREARNGYRWQSVPEQ
- a CDS encoding response regulator transcription factor, producing the protein MKLLLIEDNRQLAHWLSKTLTDEGFLVEHVPDGETAGAALAGTRYDVVLLDLNLPGMSGKAVLRRMRDQANDTPVLVLTATGDIGEKVICLADGADDYVVKPFDERELIARIKALARRHAPVRSNRLRCGTLLYDMDRRQFFVGDDALSLTPREHAVLEALILQTGRTVSKAVLAEALNDRDAPPSGDAIEIYVSRVRKKIEKSTAAIITLRGLGYLLEHEEPQA
- a CDS encoding sensor histidine kinase → MKSRKHSLRARLLIWLIVPTTIFGIVAGWATHLNARRTADLLQDAALLAAARVMAADVRWNDNDLVASVSPSTIQIVGTPEGDQVFYRIEIAGGAVIAGTSDFPRTRLSASPQWYDAQVAGSPIRAVSLKRAMFDNGKTIELVVSIGRTLVARDALVASLWTPQIAYILGSIAVAMILICTGLALELRPLEKLASGLAVHPLKSKERIDATGLPVELHPLVTAFNASLDVIERQAATQRRFIADAAHQIRTPLTLLGSQLQYARRQHGLDEVRETLTAMHQSNRAMVTLINQLLMLAQAEAADYTAYEGEAVDLRAVITLAVEKLALVARRRDIELAVAFEGALVVTGSEPLLSAVFSNLIDNAIRYSPRGTRVTVDAKETHVNVTVSVVDEGPGIPATLRERVFEPFFRASAEEGSGLGLAIAKEIVRVHGGVVAIHDAPGGVGAMVEVVLAREQEPRRPSARTPV
- a CDS encoding PA4780 family RIO1-like protein kinase; translation: MKTPKRLIPLLEEGLIDEVISQLMSGKEATVYVVRCQDATRCAKVYKDAKQRSFRQASSYRDGRKVKNSRQARAMEKGTRYGREMQEALWQNAEVDALFRLANAGVRVPQPFICTDGVLLMELVVDESGNVAPRLNDVHLTEARALELHAMLLKQVVRMLCAGVIHGDLSEYNILLAAEGPVIIDLPQAVDAAGNNEAAPMLKRDVDNLASYFGQFAPKLLRTDYGTEIWSLFEAGGLHVDVALTGHVEAPTGPVDLDSVLQEIEDTRLEEDARVRRELD
- a CDS encoding polysaccharide deacetylase family protein, which translates into the protein MKQQARAIPVLMYHHVSPSPGMITVKPEHFAEQMAYLASAGYRTIGAVQLAAFLRGEEMPERSFVITFDDGYLDNWVHAHPVLQRHGFTALCFLVSSWPGDGNVRPNAANAPAHALPALLDHHAGERAIEEGRADDTILRWSEIDAMRHAGTFEFHSHTHTHVRWDQKTASADEKRQRLSEDLKTSRATLNARLGQVSDHLCWPQGYYDEDYREVALDAGFSHFYTCHPGTNSRGQEASNEARGSIRRLEVRDRPASWLRSRMWVHSRPLVSRAYLSVKR
- a CDS encoding glycosyltransferase family 4 protein, with amino-acid sequence MKILHSESSKGWGGQEIRTLKEMVALRECGHSVELLCPSDARLGIRSTELGFAVHHARMRSGGDVRSMMRIKALLQRRAYDVLNTHSGHDSLVAGTAARLAGTPLVVRTRHLALPISSLATYTWIPHRVIAVSHFVRRYLISAGVSEKRVETIHDGIATERATHSSLRDELQLGPDATIACMVAIMRDEKGHEDLIDAVRPLFDTHPHLHIVMAGDGPAFERIEGIVTRLGLVSRIHLLGFRTDVPNILRGSDFFVLPTHQEALGQAFIEAMAAGLPVIGTSVDGVPELIEDDVNGLLVPPRNPPALRAAIARMIDEPGLRERLRTNGMRITERGFTIANMAYETALFYRRALKERESRR
- a CDS encoding heme-binding protein produces the protein MLEKVAKCLAVGVLISASSFIYAHDYDDVPTGRCTLPQGTISLVERQLYTVVNLSDSNGGIFKPNRMWAAIVDREGHLCSVTKTGDAWPGSRAIAIAKAYTANGFSNDALALSTANLYAATQPGGSLYGLNNSNPFDARFLEQGSGINHSVGGVITFGGGVALYAGGKVIGGLGVSGDSSCADHAIAYRMRKLAGLGSVPAGEGPNNTDNIKYSTGASPMGFEQPHCFPSDLSASGVENIPH
- a CDS encoding PQQ-binding-like beta-propeller repeat protein encodes the protein MAGYPRALLGSVAALVGAFGMITAPAAYSADEIQNANTTATAPVPTSLRPISQAQLDAAANDSASWLHSNGSYAETRYAPAAQINRSNVAKLKPAFIFQTAVMESMETAPIVSNGVMFLTTSYNHVYAIDAVTGKEFWHYKHKMGPVTTFCCGPNNRGVAISGDRLYMGTLDAKLVALDAKTGSVVWTSQIADPEDGYSETMAPVVVDGKVLIGTNGGEYGIRGFVKAFDANSGQLLWTFYTIPDSGSEGVWAENDAVGRNMKRDIEAEKKTLAEKGHDFEKTLGGGVWMAPAVDRATRTVYFVVGNPSPDLHGAIRPGDNLYTDSLVAIDLDTGKYKWHYQYIAHDVWDLDAVSPPILIDVKDKSGQMVPAIIHGGKTGFVYVHDRRDGHIIRISEAMIPQEGVWTLPTATGARMLPGANGGVEWSPMAFNPKTRMAYAANLHQPMTYQVEDAAYPGGKLWLGGAFKTIPAEQQWGKLVAVNVDTGKIAWGYKTDQPLIGGVLATAGGLVFNGEGNGLFRAFDASTGRKLWEFQCGAGVNAPAVSYMVNGKQYVAVAAGGNTQLDFKRGNSLLVFALP
- a CDS encoding cytochrome c translates to MVACLLFLVPAFARADAQAGAAKAVVCVACHGQNGNSTSGDYPSLAGQTSRYLFLELRDFKAGRRSDPRMSPMAANLSSEDMHDLADYFAAQTLVSTDFKADPVKVEAGKKKSDEVLCTMCHLGGMKGQNEIPRVAGQQYPYIVKQLQDFRAKKRTNDAGNMTSVTKNLTDADIENLANYVANLQ
- a CDS encoding ankyrin repeat domain-containing protein is translated as MTLALLDSVHADDDAYALNERLLNATRNGDTHAVVELLDQGAKIDSRNRIGDTPLISACKRGMTPMARLLIERGANVSQADVQGITPLMAAAFDGNDEIVALLIARHADAAATDRVGKTAMEYAAGLGQTAIVQRLLDSGVDVNAAYHNHLTALMWAAGYDRAQTASILLARGANRDLKDDRGKTAREIADETRSAHVASLLSAP